In the Triticum aestivum cultivar Chinese Spring chromosome 2B, IWGSC CS RefSeq v2.1, whole genome shotgun sequence genome, ctccgtgcgccgccgccgccgccgcacttcgtCGGTTCACCTCCGTGAGGGCCCTTTTTTCTCTTCCGAGCAGACTGCGCGGGGCTAGATCGATAGATCTCGATCGGCGGGCTGTGTCGATCGGGACTAAGGAAAGGCTTATTTTGGGAGATTGAGGGGCTGGCCCAGTTTGAGAGAAACAGGGACTAGCTGGGCAGGCGTAAGTCTGTGCTAGTTGTGATAAAAGGGCCCAACACGAAAAATATACGAAAAACTGGCCCAAAATCGGGGGCCGCTGGAATTTGGGGGCCCTGTGCGGTCGCACAGCCCGCACAGGCCCTTGGACGGCCCTGTCTATCAGTAATGTCGGGTCAGAGTCTCGAAGTTAATGGGGATAGGCGAACGCTGACTGCTCGGTGGCCCCGGCAAAAGATCAAATCTACCGGAGGTATCTACCGATTGGCCGTGGTGCATCCAGCCCGCGCTGCGCTGCCACCAGCCTCAGAAACGGAAACCGCGccacgcagccgcagccgcgcacACACACATTTACGCCCGCGCGCGCCTCACAGTTACTTTACCTACTGCTTCCACGGCTCCGGCCTCCGGCCACGTCGCGAGGGCAAGGGCAGCCACATATATGGCGGAATGCGCCGCAGCGGCAGGCCACGCTCACCTCGCAGCCACCATAGGCGAGCCCCTTCcatctccttcccttgctctcccTAACGTGTCCCCCTCTTCCCCCAACCGTCCCCCACCTCCCCCCCATCTTTTAATCTCCCCCCGCCCCCGGCTTCGTTATATTGGGGTCAGCAAGGCATCAGACAACCGGTGTTGCCAAGGGCTCAAGAATCATTGCTGTTCTAGCTCGCTTTTGCCCGCGTAATTAGTGTGTGTAGCTCTGCTCGATCAGCTGCATGGCTTACTCCGGCGACGTCGAGGAGGTGCCGGAGCACAGCGCGGCTCACCCGGCCGAGGCATGCACGGGCGGCTTGGCGGAGGAAAGCCGGCCGGTCGCGGCCGACGCTACGTCCTCAGATCACcatgcggcggtggcggcgcaagATCAAGCTGGAAGAATGTCTACGTCCAAGGAGAAGCGGGAGGCGGGGAAGCTGCTGCAGCCAGCGgacaaggaggaggaaggggagacCGCGCGGGAAAGGCTGAAGCGGCACAGGCGGGAGATGGCGGGGAGGGTGTGGGTGCCGGAGATGTGGGGGCAGGAGAAGCTGCTCAAGGACTGGATGGACTGCTCCGCCTTCGACCGCCCGCTCGTGCCGGCCGGCTTGCTCACTGCGCGCCGGGCGCTCGTGGCCGAGTCCTGCGCGCGCCGCCCGGCCCCGGCACCACCTGCCAGCTCCAGTCCTCTCCGGGTGCAAGACGGCTGCTCCTGAGCTACTGCTTCACCTCTACATGCACATATGCCTAGCTTCTTCTTGCTCAAATAAGATACTGTCCTTGTTTCCGAGTTATGAAGGTCGATCTTTTTGTGGTTTAATGGTGACGATGTGAAAATTACATTTACATTTCAGCTTATTTAGCTTATACTACCAATAATTCAGAAACAACCATCTCGATGCGATACGATTGATGCAAATTTTTAGCTAGTGATGATCGATCGAGGAGCGTTGTTCTCCAAGTCTCTGTAGATAGATGTATATGTTGTGCTTGATGATGTTGCTAGTACTGTTAAGAGCCATATCATATGTACGTAGTAGCTACCACCTTTGATTAGACAGTTCGGTGAAAAAATATCTACGGACTTTAACGAGTCAATACGATTGGGTTGCAGGTATAGATCGCCATAAAGCTCAGGATCGAATTAATTTGTGCTCGTTGTTTCGTCCAGGTGAACCTTTTCAACACTAGTGACGTGGTTTCATGCCATTCTTTCGTTTCTTCTCCTTTTGAGGAACAGATTCTCGCCTCTTTCGTTGGTT is a window encoding:
- the LOC123041376 gene encoding protein BIC1, with translation MAYSGDVEEVPEHSAAHPAEACTGGLAEESRPVAADATSSDHHAAVAAQDQAGRMSTSKEKREAGKLLQPADKEEEGETARERLKRHRREMAGRVWVPEMWGQEKLLKDWMDCSAFDRPLVPAGLLTARRALVAESCARRPAPAPPASSSPLRVQDGCS